In Aquila chrysaetos chrysaetos unplaced genomic scaffold, bAquChr1.4, whole genome shotgun sequence, the genomic window gttaaaaaggaaaaaacaagcgGCAGGAGGATGAGAAAGAAATCCCAAACCCCCAGCAAGGGAGCTCGCTGCCAGGCAGTGCCCGGCCCGGAGCTCACGGAGGGCCCGTTTTGCCGAGCAGaggagggggccgggggctggggggacagcTGCCACCTCCGGGGTGATGGGGGAGGTGGAGGAGCCTCTCCCTGTCTCAGAAACCCCCCCAAAAGGGGGTTTCCCCAGCTGAGAGCGAGCTGCAAAGCTCGGTGGGACTGCCCCGTGGGCTGGCGCTGCCTCCCGTCCCTGCTGCGTGGACCCAGCTGCCTGAACTGGGCGCCTCGAGGATGGctggactgggagcactgggaaggGGCTGTCTGCAGCAGCCCTGATGCCCACCCTTCCACGTCGCCACACTGTCATGGCTCTCTCAGGGGCCTGGGGGGGTGACACCGAGGGGATCCCAAGGGTCGTCGcgtctctccccctccccaaaccgGAGAAGgcccctgcctcagtttcccatgaTGCACCGCGCCCCGGGACTACAGCTCCCGTCAGCCCCCGCGCCAGGGCCGCCTACCCCCGCGCCCTCTGGCGGGTGAGGGCTGCGCAGCGCGCATGCGCCGCCTCGGGGAGGCGGAGGCGGGCCCGCCGCCATCTTGTCCCGGTCCCTGAGCAGTGAgccattgggggggggggggggtcctttGGCTCTTAAAGGGGGCACGGTCCCGGGGTGGGGCCACCTCGGGTTGAGATGGAGCGCGGCCCGGCGGAGGAGGTTCGCCGGCGGGGCGGGTTGGCTTCGGAGGGGGCGGCGGTAGCGGGCCGGAGCCTCGGCCCTTCTCTTCCTGTCGGGTTTCTCTTCCCCGCCGCAGGGCCCGCTTGAAGGCCCGGCGGCGGGAacggggccgcggcgggggggggggggggaagggggggcgggagggggggggggggggggtcctcgGGGGAGAAATGGCGGGAAGGCGGGAGGCGGGGCTTATGGAGAGAGGGGCGGGGTTTTACGGAGGAGGGGGCGGGACTTGAGGATGAGGGGGAGGAACCAGCGGAAAGGGCGGGGAGGGTCAAGCGGAGGCGTGGCGGGGGTGGGCGTGGCTGAGCGGGCGAGGCACGCTGTTGGGGGTTTGGAGGGGTGGAGCTAAGGTGTGGGGGCGGGGTCTAGAGGGGAGGCGGGgcttcccccccgcccaggTCTCCCACCCTGTGGCCCCCCAGTGCTGGGTCATCCCCGTGTCGTCCCCCATCCCCACGTCCCCTGTCACCCCCCCAATGGAGCCAGGCCACCCCCATggccccccccgcgccccccccgccTTGGAGCTGCGCTGTCCCCATGTGTCCatcccccatgtccctgtgtTCTCCCTGatccccccagacccccccccccccatggaaGCTGGACCATCTCCACGTACCCctcccatgtccccatgtcctcatcttcccccctccaccccagaCCACCCCATGGAGCCTGGCCACCCCCGTATCCCTCGTGACCATCTCTGTGTGTTgttgtgtgtcccccccccatcctcaGACCCCCCCCATGGAGCCGGGCCGCCCGGGCCGGCAGCGGGCCCCCGATTGCATCCGACGGCAGAAGCGACGGGAGCTGGACGCCCGCCGCAGCAAGTGCCGCATCCGCATCGGGGGGCACCTGGAGCGCTGGTGTCGCCTCAAGGAGCAGCTCGGCTTCGCCCTGCACTCCCAGTTGGCCCAGTTCCTCCTCGACAGGTCAGTGAGGGCGTGGCGTGTGCTGCAAAACTCttaaaaaacccttaaaaaccCTTGGGATGGGGAAATGAATGGTTTAAGCTTGCTCACTCTCCTTCTTCCCACCACAGGTACAGCTCCCACGGCTGCGTCTGGAGCCCAGGTTGGTGCTCCCACCCCAAATCCATGTTGGCATTGATTATTTTGGGTCCAAAAGAGGTTTACGGTGAAGAGAGAAGATTCCTGTTGCATTGAGCGCTTGGGTGCTGGAGATGCACCTGGAGATGCTCACCCCCCTAAATCGCTCCCTGGGTTTGGCTGCATTGGGGTTGTTGGCATccccagctctttttttttggggggagctatctgaggttttgggggttgcTAAAAAAGGGGAGCTCTTAATATGGTGGAAACATCAGAGCGTGCATGAGATGGTGGGAAAGGTGAACGGAAACCCTTGCAGACATCTCACCCACCCTACGCTGGTTTTACACGATGGAGAACAACCGAAAAGCCAAAGTTTGGAGCCACTTCTCACCaatttgtctgttttctgtatcttcACCAGGCGAGCCAGAGCCCAACCTTCTCCATGCTGATGCCCTGCAGCGCCTGGTCGTCCTGTCCCACGGTCATGGCCAAGAGTGCGGTTTCGTCCCTGATGTGAAGCCCCCGGCCCCAGGCAGCACGTCCCAGCTGGTGTGGGAGTGCGTGGCTGGGCACAGCTTCTCCTGGGGTGTCCCCGGGGTGGCAGGGGACCGTACCTCCACAACCGGCCACCATGGAGAGGAACAACAGGGGGACTCGGGGTGCAGCTCCCCACTGGCCACCGGCCGCCGGCGCTCGCTCCGGCAAGCAGGGGTGGCTGCTGAGTCCGGCTCTGGGAAGGGCGAAGCCGAACCAGAGGGAGCAGCTCAATTGCCCGTCGGTGACGGGGACCAGACAGAAGAGCCAGGAGCTCGTAGTGATGACACTGATGATGGCAACGCAGGTGAGCTCCTCTGTGTCCCCTTCTCCACCCTCATTTCTCCATTGGCTTCTTGATTCCCCATCTTCAGCCCTTCTCCCAGTGCCAGGGGCATATCAACCGCCTTCCCACTGGGATCAGATGTTGCCCCAACCCTGTTGCTTCCCTCTTGCTCCAGATTTGACAGTACCATCACGTAAAACAAATCTCTGGGCCTTTGCTGGAAAAACAGATAGAGGAGTCTCCTACTGGGCTTGTTCCTACCACAAAAGAAGCCCGtatcttctctctccttcctttcccttggaaaagcagagctggggggcCTCGGGTTCATTACAGGCATTGAGCAGAAGACTTTCTGAGCCCATGCAGATGCAGCTCTCAGCAGTTTCCAAGAGCCACAACTCCTGTCGTTTACCCAGACTGAAAACcgagaagaaaaatcttctttttttccatacagtGCCTTGTAGTAGCTACTTGAGAAGAGGTTGAGCTTCTTGAGTAGAGTATTTTGAAGTAACTTGGCCCTCATTTCTTCTGGTCAGTGGGATGGCACCATGCAGGTCCTTTCCAACACCTGAAGGTTTCCCAACCCTGCTGCCAGATCCACtccccgtcctcctcctctctcctctgcctctcccaaCATCCCAGCTCAACCAGCCCCACTTCAGCTTACCGCAACTCCTGTCATCTCCTTGCAGCTCCCCAGGTGCCAATGGAGACGGGGACCGTGGCAAAAGATCACGGGAGGTGAGTGGTGGCGTGCATGAGTCTTACCCCAGTGTATAACTGGGCTCCCTGGAGCTGAAGGTCAAGTTTGGACCCATCCATCTCATCCCTTGTGTTCTCCAATGGGCAGCCAACGTTTTAACAAAGACCTTCCATGATTAAAACCCGTTGTGGCAGAGTTGACTTTGACCGTTGCATTCCTGCAGCGCACTTGTCCCGGAGGAGAAGGCGGAGCAGGGGGCTGAGCAccaagaagaggaggaagaggaggatgaggaaTTTGCTGAGGATGATGACCTCGCCTACACCGATGATCTGCGTGATGAGAATTACCACCCATCTCTGGACAGGTGAGGAGCATTTagagctgctgggaaggagcCCACAGACTGGGACCACATGAGAGCCAGTCCACAGGCTCCCAGTCATGCTGTCCCAGTCTAGACAGGTATCGCACTGGAAGGGTTTCAGACCTTACATCTCTACCACCTTGTCTTGCTGTGCCTGACCCTAGCGGAGATGGGAGGAAATGGGAATAATGTCCTCATATCACCTAGATAAGGTGCTTCTGAGCTCAGAAGGGCACAGCCTTTTGGGGAGGCACCTTCTTTCACTGTATCTTTGCCTGGGTCTTTGCCATGTCCGACCTAGTCCAACCGTGTCCATCTGCATCCAACCAATGTCCTACCATGTCCAACCTTATCCAACCAATGTCCTACCACATCCAACCATCTAAACCACCTTGCCTATCCCTTGTCTGTCTTCTCCCCCAGTGACGCTGAGCTGCAGCGACGACAAAGCCAGACCAAAGCTCGTAAGAAATCCGTAAAGGAGGAGCAGCCCCCAAATGAGCCAAACCTGACCAACTCCAGCCCATCGGAGGAGAAGGGTGGACGAGTCAAGTGAGTCACGATGGCTGCAGTGGTGTGGTGATGTTGGGGATGAGCATTGGGGTTGCCTGTCTTGGGGCATCCATCTCTCCATGGCCACTGAACGAGCGTTTTGGGGCATgttggagatgctgctgctttccatgcTGAGAAACCAGATGGAAACCATCCAACCCAACAATAAATGATGTTTGAGCTCTGGACAGGACAGAAGGCACATGTACCCGAGGTGGTTTAATCCTTCTCCTTGCGGTGCCGCtgtctgcagggcagagctgcgTTGCCAGGCCTTGTTGGGTGTTGGAGCTTGCAAAGGCGGGGTCTGGCATGTGGATCTTGCTACGGGGGGGCCTTAATGAGTCACCATTTCATCTGCTGTGTCTCTCATGGAGCTGGTCCCCATGCTCAGGTGGCCGGGGAGCAAGGATATGCTGCTTGGGCAGGGCTTGAAGACCCCTTAAGCCATCACCGTGGTGGGTGCTGAAGCCCTTCTTTCACATATATAAAGCCTCCAAGCAGCCTGGAGGtttacagcagcaaaaaatcCATATGTTCCACCCCCTGCATAAGCACAGAGACTCCTGTCTCTACCTATAGATACGGGACTTctccagcagccagagcagctctATACAGCCCAGCTATATTGACCAGCAGCTCAAGCCCATGGGGAGAGGTGAGTAGCGACCGCAGCGCTGCCAACCTCAAGTGTTGGTCAAGGGACAGCTTGGTAATGACCATGATTAAATAATTTGTAAGCACTCTTTACCACTGCCTGTTTGAGGCTGAGGGGTAGATTTTAATCTCTCCTTCCCAGCCATGTGGgctcaaaattcatttttgtgttCTAAATAAGCTCAAATCATCACTCAATTATTTGCTGGGTCTTTATGCAAGAGTATTAAATAGAGGTTGGTCTCAGTGCTGAAACATGAGGATGGTCCACGCATTGCCTCTTGGGTCTGACACACAAGGAGATGTCACCTTGCTGGATTTTCTTACACTTTGAATACAAGGGTGTTAAAACCCCCTTTTTCATTGGAGTTAGCTGGAGTGACCACGTAACACCACCTTCTAATGCATCTTGCCTTCGTGTGTCCTATGGAAGATGGGACTGGCAGCAAAACACATGCCCCAAAACTCATCACGTAAGTATCATGCTGCTCCATTAAGGCTTTtattgatttgctttttcactttgaCATGGTATTGCCACTTCTTTTCGGTGCTAAACGCCCTTCCCGCCTCCTTGCAGCTCTGAAACCGCCTCGCAGCTCGCTGGAAGAACAAACACCCTCCTGGAGACCCAGTcccagcaaaggaaaatgtgatgGTAAATCtggcatttgcttttctcctctccctgcccaccgCTGTACATGTAGCACTGGGGGAACACCAGGCTCTCAAATTCAATTTGAGGGTGGAAAGGTTTGGGTTAGGTCAAGGTAGTCCTAGTTAAGGCCAAAAGTGAATTAAAAGAGGGACTTCTTTCACATCCCTCTGGCATTTTTTGGGTGCTGCATGCTTTCCACTCAAAACCCTGGTGTTCAGACCTCCGAAAGTACACCAGTGCCTAAAGATGCACCTGGAGATTTACAGAAGTGGCTGACAAAAGCGGTTGTTGACTTTCCTGGGCAACCAGTGCAGTCTTGGAGCTTTTACCCGCCTCTCCAAAGCCCTGCCTAAACTTTTTAAGTTGGTGGTGCCCTTTTGAAGGCTCAGCTTTTGGTTACAGAGATCCTATTTACCAGCGTGTGATTAattcccacctccccaccctTTTTGTCACAGCAACTGGAAGAATGGAgataaaatactattttatcaGCAAAAGAGAGCACCTCCAGCCTTCAGTGTGTTCATCCTCTTCTCGCTTCCCAAAGCTAATGCCATCATGAGCtgattaaacatttttaagagattGTGGACAAAGATGCCCAGCccctatttttatttagtgCTGAGGATGTGGTCTGGCATCATCATCTATTAATGATCTTTTTATCTCTCCTCCCCACAAAAGCACGCCTGTTTTTTTAACGcatctttctttatttcaggGTGTCAGCCAGAAATAGCTGCTGTTTCCAAGGAGCTGTGGATCAATTATAGATCAAACCTGTGTTGATGTGAACACAGCGAGGCTGGTGTGAGGTTGACAGCAATCTTAAATGTCCTGGGACATATCCAAAACCATGTGAAAGACTTTTTGTAATGAGTAATAAAGAATACATTCCTATTTATAATGTCTGAAAGGTGCATTTGTTAACGTCGTTTCCTGCTCCaatgggaagaaatactgaattcccaaaatggaagaaataaaagagaaatggtCGCCCAGAGGATGGTTTTAATGTATTGTTTGCTTGGAAACCCATCAGCTGTGAGGTTGGAGGACCACAGCTTCTCAGCTCTGTGCCTGGGGACTAAAGCCTCACTCAAGATGTTTCTTTCTCATTGCAGCTGCAAGAGGCGAGCGCAGCCGTGCGATGAGGACGTGGCCCAGATCGGCCCGAAGAGGATCAGGTACCTGGGGccggtggggaaggggaagctgcTGTGCCATTTCCCAGACCCTTGGGAAGACGAGAAGGTGCAGCTCAGCTGTTCCGTGGTGGGACACCCTTGGCAAGCAACACTTGCTCTGATAGGAGCCTCCTGAAGGGCTTTATTTGCTTAAATTAAGCTTTTGATGGGCGGGTAAGGGGGAAGATGGGTGAGGAAGACCTAGTGGGGTGCCAAATCCAAAAGCCACCGCTTTTTCGGCTTTCCTGATGTCCTCACTGACGATGGTTTTCCACCTTCACTCCTGCAGGAAGGCAGCGAAGCGCGAGATCCTCCTGTGTGACTTTGAAGGCTGTGGCAAGATCTTCTCCAACCGCCAGTACCTGAACGTGAGGGTTGGGGGGAGCCGTTGGGCTTAAATCCACCTCTCACGCCCCAGGAGGTGCAGCTGAGCTGGGCACAAGCATCCCTCCCACTCCCAGTCTCTTCTGGGGCCACCAGCAGCTTTGGTGACCCACCTGATGGGTCAGGTTTTGCCTGTCCAAGCTCCATTTTGGGCATTTTGGCTGTTGGCCTAGAGGTGGAATTGGGCAACCTGAACTGCCAGTGGCTTTCCAAAGCTGGATAATAGATACGGGACTTGTCAGCCCCAtgtgttcagcagcagctcagcatgcCTGAGGTCACTTGAAGTTCCACCACATGCTTCAGGGAGCAaaacggggcggggggaggtTGTCACTGGAAGGTGCCCTTGGGCTTTCTCCAAGTGCAGCTTCTCAGCGCTGACCTCCTCGCTTCttactccctttttttctccccaaaacgACAGCACCACAAGAAGTACCAGCACGTCCACCAGAAGACCTTCACCTGCTCGGAGCCCAGCTGCGGCAAGTCCTTCAACTTCAAGAAGCACCTCAAGGAGCACGAGAAACTGCACAGCGGTGAGTCGCCCGCCTCAGTGTGGGCACATACCCCCTATATGGATATATATCTCCCTATACCTCCTCTCCTGCACTGGTCCCACCTCTGCTGGGCTACAGCTGACCATACCCACGTCCTCACCATTCACATTTGCATCCCTGGTAGATGTTACCACAaccatttgctttttgctccCGAGATCTACTGTCAAGCTCTCATTTCTCATCTCCATTTCTGTGCTGGGAA contains:
- the ZNF692 gene encoding zinc finger protein 692 isoform X1, with translation MERGPAEETPPMEPGRPGRQRAPDCIRRQKRRELDARRSKCRIRIGGHLERWCRLKEQLGFALHSQLAQFLLDRYSSHGCVWSPGEPEPNLLHADALQRLVVLSHGHGQECGFVPDVKPPAPGSTSQLVWECVAGHSFSWGVPGVAGDRTSTTGHHGEEQQGDSGCSSPLATGRRRSLRQAGVAAESGSGKGEAEPEGAAQLPVGDGDQTEEPGARSDDTDDGNAAPQVPMETGTVAKDHGSALVPEEKAEQGAEHQEEEEEEDEEFAEDDDLAYTDDLRDENYHPSLDSDAELQRRQSQTKARKKSVKEEQPPNEPNLTNSSPSEEKGGRVNCKRRAQPCDEDVAQIGPKRIRKAAKREILLCDFEGCGKIFSNRQYLNHHKKYQHVHQKTFTCSEPSCGKSFNFKKHLKEHEKLHSDKRDYICEFCARSFRTSSNLIIHRRIHTGEKPLQCEICGFTCRQKASLNWHMKKHDADSFYQFSCDICGKKFEKKDNVTAHKSKSHPEVPSGPPQAEGGQRQMVPSPPPNFKAGTQAGLEHPEAPGTLAVEPLEMPGLGDTLVSGGELEKTPPPIAASAEYSGQDPGMPRGQVMDSVGS
- the ZNF692 gene encoding zinc finger protein 692 isoform X2 codes for the protein MEPGRPGRQRAPDCIRRQKRRELDARRSKCRIRIGGHLERWCRLKEQLGFALHSQLAQFLLDRYSSHGCVWSPGEPEPNLLHADALQRLVVLSHGHGQECGFVPDVKPPAPGSTSQLVWECVAGHSFSWGVPGVAGDRTSTTGHHGEEQQGDSGCSSPLATGRRRSLRQAGVAAESGSGKGEAEPEGAAQLPVGDGDQTEEPGARSDDTDDGNAAPQVPMETGTVAKDHGSALVPEEKAEQGAEHQEEEEEEDEEFAEDDDLAYTDDLRDENYHPSLDSDAELQRRQSQTKARKKSVKEEQPPNEPNLTNSSPSEEKGGRVNCKRRAQPCDEDVAQIGPKRIRKAAKREILLCDFEGCGKIFSNRQYLNHHKKYQHVHQKTFTCSEPSCGKSFNFKKHLKEHEKLHSDKRDYICEFCARSFRTSSNLIIHRRIHTGEKPLQCEICGFTCRQKASLNWHMKKHDADSFYQFSCDICGKKFEKKDNVTAHKSKSHPEVPSGPPQAEGGQRQMVPSPPPNFKAGTQAGLEHPEAPGTLAVEPLEMPGLGDTLVSGGELEKTPPPIAASAEYSGQDPGMPRGQVMDSVGS